CCGTTACGACCGCCGGGGTTGTCGTTGCTGTCGTCGGCATCGTGGCCGTAGGAGCCGTCGCGGCCGTCGTCGGCATCGTGGCCGTGGGGGCCGTCACGGTCATCGGGGTCGTCGTTGCTGTCGTCGGCATCGTGGCCGTAGGAGCCGTCGCGGCCGTCGTCGGCATCGTGGCCGTGGGGGCCGTCACGGTCATCGGGGTCGTCGTTGCTGTCGTCGGCATCGTGGCCGTAGGAGCCGTCGCGGCCGTCGTCGGCATCGTGGCCGTGGGGGCCGTCACGGTCATCGGGGTCGTCGTTGCTGTCGTCGGCATCGTGGCCGTAGGAGCCGTCGCGGCCGTCGTCGGCATCGTGGCCGTGGGGGCCGTCACGGCCACCGAGATCGTCGTTGCTGTCGTCGGCATCGTGGCCGTAGAAGCCGTCGCGGCCGTCGTCGGCGTCGAGATCGCTGCCACCGTACTTTTACTTGCTGAAACAGATGACATATAATTAAGCGTTTAAATGTTTACATTGTTGTGGAATCACGGCCAAAATCACGGGACGTGATAACACTGCATTCCACGACAATGTAAATATCGTTATTTTCGGTTATGATACTCACAGAATCGCTCGTCGCCTACCGCACGTGGTCCTCGCACCGcaacgaaagaaagaagaaggaacgtcgcgtcgcgtatcGTGATCGACTGTACGCGCATGATTGCCGATATCTCATCCTAACGCGCGCACGTGCGCGCGCTCCATGAAATTGATAGATcacaaatatatcaataatttatattgctatatgttgtaaatatatgataa
The nucleotide sequence above comes from Temnothorax longispinosus isolate EJ_2023e chromosome 4, Tlon_JGU_v1, whole genome shotgun sequence. Encoded proteins:
- the LOC139811502 gene encoding uncharacterized protein; this encodes MRVQSITIRDATFLLLSFVAVRGPRAVGDERFSSKSTVAAISTPTTAATASTATMPTTATTISVAVTAPTATMPTTAATAPTATMPTTATTTPMTVTAPTATMPTTAATAPTATMPTTATTTPMTVTAPTATMPTTAATAPTATMPTTATTTPMTVTAPTATMPTTAATAPTATMPTTATTTPAVVTAPMATATMSTTATAPTATQPIVLNPETLSSLVRAVYNAMRGRGRGRGRGRGRGRGRGRGRGRGRGSGRGRGGGRGRGRGEADGEEKKITGIQIHYYEK